A region of uncultured Fretibacterium sp. DNA encodes the following proteins:
- a CDS encoding sigma-70 family RNA polymerase sigma factor has product MMTSDALQLYLEEIGKIPLLTDSEVIELARRLEEGDHDARQRLVNANLRLVVAIAKRYQGRGVLLEDLVQEGNLGLIRAVERFDYRRGFRFSTYAAWWIRHRITRAIANQGRTIRLPVHVVDLVNKMSRVSAGLTQTLGREPDDREVADAMGLSVEELLEIRATASAPLSLEMPLDGDEGDEDEMGDLLESRAVGRPDERLADRMLRERVRETMETLPLREREVVARRFGIGTRRYTLEELEAEFGIPCERLSQIEAQALRKLSHPSRGLKSLQDT; this is encoded by the coding sequence ATGATGACTTCGGATGCTCTTCAGCTCTACCTGGAAGAGATCGGCAAGATCCCCTTATTGACGGATTCCGAGGTCATCGAGCTTGCACGGCGTCTCGAGGAGGGGGACCACGACGCGCGGCAAAGGCTCGTGAACGCCAACCTGCGCCTTGTGGTCGCCATCGCGAAGCGCTATCAGGGTCGGGGCGTCCTGCTGGAGGATCTCGTCCAGGAGGGTAATCTCGGGCTGATTCGCGCCGTGGAGCGGTTCGACTACCGGCGTGGCTTCAGGTTCAGCACTTACGCCGCCTGGTGGATTCGCCACAGGATAACGCGGGCGATAGCCAATCAGGGCCGGACGATCCGTCTCCCCGTGCATGTCGTCGATCTCGTCAACAAAATGTCCCGGGTGAGCGCCGGTCTGACGCAAACCCTGGGACGGGAGCCCGACGACAGGGAGGTCGCGGACGCGATGGGGCTCTCCGTCGAGGAGCTTCTGGAGATACGGGCGACGGCATCGGCCCCCCTGTCCCTGGAGATGCCTCTGGACGGGGACGAGGGCGATGAGGACGAGATGGGCGATCTGCTGGAATCCCGTGCCGTCGGACGGCCGGACGAGAGGCTGGCCGACAGGATGCTGCGGGAGCGGGTCCGCGAGACGATGGAGACGCTTCCTCTCCGCGAGCGCGAGGTCGTGGCCCGCCGTTTCGGCATCGGCACCCGTCGGTACACGCTCGAGGAGCTCGAGGCCGAGTTCGGCATCCCTTGTGAAAGGCTCTCTCAAATCGAGGCACAGGCTCTGCGCAAACTGAGCCATCCCAGCCGTGGGCTGAAATCACTGCAAGACACATAA